The window GCAGGTAAAAACTGTTACACCTAAGAAGCCTAATTCCGCCCTCCGAAAGGTTGCGCGTGTGAGGCTTACCAACAGTATGGAAGTTACAGCTTATATCCCTGGTATGGGACACAATTTGCAAGAACACTCAGTGGTTGTTATCCGAGGAGGAAGAGTTAAGGACCTTCCGGGTGTTAGATATCACATCGTCCGAGGTGTCCTTGATACTGCCGGCGTGGATAAGAGAATGAAGGGCCGAAGTCTCTATGGCGCAAAAAAGCCTAAAAAATAATTATTAAATTCTAAAATACTAATAAATTTAAATTAAAACATGCGAAGAAGAGTAAAAAATAGAATAAAGCCTAGGCCAGATATTCAGTATTCATCTGAAGAAGTGGGCAGATTTATAAATTATATAATGCTTCACGGCAAGAAGTCCGTGGCAGAAAAGATAGTTTATTCCGCTTTTGATGAGATTAAAGAAAAGGCTAAGGCCGAAGATCCTGTTGCTATATTTGATGAGGCTATGAAAAATGTCGGACCGACAATAGAGGTCCGTTCTCGTCGTGTGGGAGGAGCGAATTATCAAGTGCCTGTAGAAGTAAGACCGGAGAGAAGAGCGGCTCTTGCTATGCGCTGGATAATTGAGGCCGCTAAATCAAAGAAGGGTTCACCAATACATTTACGTCTTGCAAATGAGTTACTTCTTGCAAGTAAGAATGAAGGAGAAGCTGTGAAAAAGAGAGAGAATGTCCACAAAATGGCAGAAGCAAACCGCGCTTTCGCTCATTTTGCATGGTAAGTTCCCTCGTTTTACTCGGTCAAATTTAAATATCAAAATGCAAAAATCAAAATTATAATTCAAAATTATTTTAAGTTTTACATTGTAATTTTGAATTTTGATATTTAATTTTTTAATTTTTATTTATGAGAGATTATCCAATTGATAAAGTACGCGATATAGGAATTATCGCGCATATAGATGCAGGGAAAACAACCGTTAGTGAGCGGATTCTTTTTTATACCGGAGTTTCGCATAAAATAGGAGAGGTGCATGAGGGGGCGGCTATTATGGATTGGATGGAGCAGGAAAGAGAGAGAGGTATCACTATTACTTCCGCAGCCACGACTTGTTTCTGGGTGCCAACTTATGCCGGTGGCGACAATGCATTTAAACATCGTATAAATATTATTGATACGCCGGGGCACGTTGATTTTACTGTAGAGGTGGAACGTTCATTGCGTGTTTTAGATGGCGGTGTCGTTGTTTTTGACGGTGTTGCCGGCGTGGAACCGCAATCAGAGACTGTGTGGCGTCAGGCTGATAAATATAAAGTGCCAAGAATCTGTTTTATAAATAAGCTTGATAGAACAGGCGCCAGTTTTGAAAGGTCATACGGGACAATATTGGACCGCTTGACTAAAAATGCTGTCAGAGTACAGATTCCTATGGGCGAAGAAGAGAAGATGGAAGGTGTTATAGATCTTCTAAAAATGAAGGCTTATAAATTTGAGGGTGATATGGGAAATAAGATTGAGGAGCAGGAAATACCGGAGTCTCTTTTATCTAATGCTAAGAAATTTCATTCCGAGCTTGTGGAAAAAATAGTAGAAAATGACGAGAAGTTGATGGATCAATATCTTGCCGGTAATGAACCTTCTGTTGATGAACTTAAAAAGGTTTTAAGAAAAGCGGTTATCGGCAATCAGGTAGTGCCGGTATTTTGTGGTACGGCATTGAAGAA is drawn from Patescibacteria group bacterium and contains these coding sequences:
- the rpsL gene encoding 30S ribosomal protein S12 — translated: QVKTVTPKKPNSALRKVARVRLTNSMEVTAYIPGMGHNLQEHSVVVIRGGRVKDLPGVRYHIVRGVLDTAGVDKRMKGRSLYGAKKPKK
- the rpsG gene encoding 30S ribosomal protein S7, with translation MRRRVKNRIKPRPDIQYSSEEVGRFINYIMLHGKKSVAEKIVYSAFDEIKEKAKAEDPVAIFDEAMKNVGPTIEVRSRRVGGANYQVPVEVRPERRAALAMRWIIEAAKSKKGSPIHLRLANELLLASKNEGEAVKKRENVHKMAEANRAFAHFAW